The nucleotide sequence GCCTGGGACGGCAGCGGCCCGCCCAAACTCCTCGAGGTCAACGGGCAGACGCCCACCAGCCTGCTCGAGGCAGCCGTCTGCCAGTGGCACTGGCTCGAAGACCGCCTGGAGGCGGGGCAGCTTCCGGCGGGCGCGGCGCAGTGGAACACCATTCACGAAGGGCTGGGCGAGCAGTGGGCGCACCTGTACGCGGCGCGGGGCGTGCGGCAGGCGCATTTCTCGGCGGGGCGCAACGTGGAAGACATCGCCACCGTCACCTACCTGCGCGAACTGGCAGAGGCGGCGGGCGTGCGCGGCTCCTTTCTGGCCGCCGACGAGGTGGGAACGAACCCCGCCCACCCCCAGCTGCTCGACACCTGGGACCTGCCGATTGCCCACCTGACCTGGCTGTGGCCCTTCGAGTACGCCTGGGAATCGCGTGACGCGCTGTTTCTGGCGTCCACCACCACCCGCTTCATCGAGCCGCTGTGGAAGGCGGTCACGTCCAGCAAGGGGCTATTGGCGCTGCTGCACGAACTCAACCCCGGTCACCGCCTGCTGCTGCCCGCTGCGCTCACGCCGGGCGCCCTGGGCGAGGACGTGGTGCGCAAGCCGCTATTTTCCCGGGAAGGGCAAAACGTCCAGCTGCCCGGCGAGGCCGTGACCCCCGGCGATTACGGCGACCTGCCGCTGGTGGAGCAGGCGTATACCGAGCTGCCTGCCTTCCAGACGGAGGACGGCCCGCGCTACCCGGTCATGGGCGTGTGGGTGGCGGGCGACGAGGTGTGCGGCCTGGGCATCCGCGAGGGGCGCAGCCGCGTGACCGACAACCGGGCGACCTTCGTGCCGCAGGTGACGTTGCCGGGGTGAGTAATACGGATTCCGCTTAATTCCTGCACAGTCGGGAAAGCGCCGCCTGTGCATCCATATCGCAGAATCCGTATTTTTTCCTACTCGCATCCGCTCGGATTGAATCTGAAACTACCAGATTCAATCGGAATCCGTATGACATTGCCGGGGTAGGCGGCCCGCTGCCTACTGGCTGCCCGCCCGCGTTTCCTTGAGGTTGATGCTGCCGGTGTACCTGTCGAAGTCCACCACGACGCGGTAGTTGCCCGTCTCCCCGCCGCCGAGGACGTTCAGGCTCCACTCGTTGTTTTCCCCCGACTTTCCCCCCGACTGGCAGACCTGTCCGGCGAGCTGGTTGCCCTGGGGTCCGTAGAGGCGCACGGTCGCGCGGCCACTGCGAACCCGGCACGAGCCGGTCACGCCGACGAACTGGTTGTCTTCCAGCGTGCGGAAGGCGTAGGTGTTGGTGCCCTTCGCATGCAGCAGGTACGTCTCGGTCAGGGTGACATAGCCCAGACGCAGCCCCAGCGTGAAATAGAGCAAGGCGAGGGTCGCTGCCAGAGCAACAAACAGAACGCGCATTGCAACTCATAGTAACGCTTGTCTCAAATGGTGGCCTTATACGGATTCCGCTTAATTCCTGCACAGTCGGGAAAGCGCCGCCTGTGCATCCATATCGCGGAATCCGTATTTTTTCCTACTCGCATCCGCTCTGCTGCGCAGCTTTGCAAGTCGGATTGAATCTGAAACGACCAGATTCAATCGGAATCCGTATTATTTCAGGGGACGCAGCCGCCGCACCGCCTGCCGCAGCGCCTCGGGGCTGAGGTGCCCGAAAGCGAGCAGCACCGCCGGTTCGTGGGCCGGTCCCAGGGGCCGTGCCGGGGTCAGGCCGACGCCCAGACGTGCGGCGCGGGCGACCGTTTCCTGCTCGTCGCTGCCGGGGGGCAGGCGCACGTACAGGTGCAGCCCGGCGCGGGCGGGCAGGGCGTTCCACCCCGGCAGTTCGGCCCGCAGCGCCGTGAGCAGCGCCCCGC is from Deinococcus wulumuqiensis R12 and encodes:
- a CDS encoding glutathionylspermidine synthase family protein — protein: MRRLTFAPRPNWEARLQAVGMTWYAPAPEHPVPYWGEEACYAFTPGQVADLRRDSQLLTDLILEATGYAIERGRLAELGIPAFLHSAIRESWERDDPTVYMRLDLAWDGSGPPKLLEVNGQTPTSLLEAAVCQWHWLEDRLEAGQLPAGAAQWNTIHEGLGEQWAHLYAARGVRQAHFSAGRNVEDIATVTYLRELAEAAGVRGSFLAADEVGTNPAHPQLLDTWDLPIAHLTWLWPFEYAWESRDALFLASTTTRFIEPLWKAVTSSKGLLALLHELNPGHRLLLPAALTPGALGEDVVRKPLFSREGQNVQLPGEAVTPGDYGDLPLVEQAYTELPAFQTEDGPRYPVMGVWVAGDEVCGLGIREGRSRVTDNRATFVPQVTLPG